The DNA window ACGAAGACCGGGAGCTGACCGACCTGGGCCGCCAGCTCAGCCGCCTGCCGGTCGATCCTCGCATTGGCCGCATGATCCTGGCCGCCCACGACGAGCATTGCCTGGGCGAAATGCTGATCATTGCCTCGGCCCTGGAACTGCAGGACCCGCGGGAACGGCCGGTCGAAAAACGGGAGGCGGCCGACGAAATGCATGCCCGGCATGTCGACGAGAAATCCGACTTTATGTCGATCCTCAAGCTGTGGGACTTTTATCACCAGCTCCGCTCCGACCTGTCGCGCAATCAACTGCGCAAAGCGTGCCAGAAAAACTTCCTGTCGGCCAACCGGTTGCGGGAATGGACCGACGTCCATCGCCAGTTGCGGGAACTGGCCGACCAGACCGGCCTGCTGATGTCGCCGAGGAAGAACGATTACCTGGCGATTCACCGCGCCCTGTTGACCGGGCTGCTCTCCGGGGTGGCGTTCAAGAGCGACGCCCATGAGTACACCGGCGCGGGCGGGGTGAAGTTCCACCTGTGGCCAGGCTCGGGACCGTTCAAGAAAAAGCCGCAATGGATCGTGGCCGCCGAGGTGGTCGAAACGACCCGCCGGTACGGCCGCACGATCGCCGCCATTGAACCGGAATGGATCGAGCCGCTGGCCCAGCACCTGGTGAAGTGTTCTTACAGCGAGCCGCACTGGAGCAAGAAAAACTCCGCCGTGATGTGCTACGAAAAGGTCTCGCTGATGGGGCTGCCGATCGTACCGAAACGTCGGGTGCGTTACGGCCCGATCGACCCCGAGTACGCCCGGGAATTGTTCCTGCAGCACGGTCTGGTCGAAGGCGACATGCCGCTGCGCGCTCCCTTCCTGGAGCACAACGCCGAACTGCTGGAGCAGGTCAAATCGTTGGGCGCCAAAACTCGCAGTCGCGAGTTCATCGTCGATGACCGGGCCATCTACCGCTTCTACGACGGCGTCCTGCCGGAAGAAGTTTACGACGGCCAGAAACTACATAAATGGCGGAAGCTGGCTGAAGCCGAGAACCCTCGCGTCCTGTTCATGACCGAAAGCGACCTGCTGGAGGAAGAGCCGGTCGAAATGGCGGACGAAGCCTTCCCCGACAAGCTCGACGTCGGACCGATGGCCTTACCGCTGGAGTACCTGTACCAGCCCGGCGACGAAGCCGACGGCGTGACGCTCACAACCCCGCTGGCCGGCCTCAACCAGCTGGACGCCGACCGTCTGGGCTGGCTGGTGCCGGGCCTGCTCAAAGAGAAGGTCATCGCGCTGATCCGCTCCCTTCCCAAGCAGATTCGCCGCAATCTGGTGCCGGCGCCGGAAGTCGCCCAGCAGGCGATCTCCCGGTTGACCTATGGCGAAGGGCCTTTCCTGCCCGCCGTCGCCAAGGTGCTTTCGCAGCTGGCGGAAGAGCCGATCCCGCTCGACAAATTCCGTCTGGAAAAACTGCCCGACCACCTGCAGATGAATGTGCGGATCGTCGACGAAGGGGGCGCCGCCCTGGCGGCTGGCCGCGACTTGCATCAGCTGCGTTCCGCCCTCAGCCAGGAAGCGACCGAGTCGGTCGCCGAGCTCGACGACAGCGCCTGGCGACGGGACGACATCACCACCTGGGACTTTGACGACCTGCCGGCTCAGGTCGAGATCCCCCGCGGCGCAATCCGCGTGCCGGCCTATCCGGCCCTGGTCGACCAGGGTAACAACGTGGCTCTGCGGCTGTTCGATTCCCGGGCCGCCGCCGAACGGGCCACCCGGGGCGGCATCCGCCGGCTCTACATTCGCTCCGAGAAAAAGGCGCTCCGAGCGCACGTCGCATGGCTGCCGTCGCTGCCGCAGATGAAGCTGTTCGCCGGTCCGCTGGGCGGAGCCGCCCAACTGGAGCAGCAGCTGGCCGAGCTGATCGCCGATCGCGCCTTCCTGGGCGATCGTCCGCTGCCCCGCACGCGGGAGCAGTTCCAGCAGCAGCTCAAATCCGGCCGCGACCAGGTGCAGCTGGCCGTGCAGGACATCCTGCGGGTGACAAGCGACTTGTTCGCACAGTACCACCAGGCTCGCCTGGCGGTGGAAGAAGCGTCGTCGAAAAACGGCTTCGCCATTCACGATGCTCGCCGTCAGCTCAAAGCGCTGACCGCCGGCGAATTCCTGACCGATACTCCCTGGCGCTGGCTGCAGCATCTGCCGCGGTATCTGCAGGCGATCGTCGTCCGTTTTGACAAACTGAAACAGGGCGGCGGCCCGCGCGACCGGGCCAGCTACGACGAACTGGCCCCCTGGCTGGAGATGTACGAGCAACGACGGGAACGCCTGGACGAAGCCAACCTGGACGACCCTGAGCTGACCGAATTCCGCTGGATGCTGGAAGAGTTCCGCGTGTCGCAGTTCGCCCAGCAGCTAGGGACCTCGGTCACGATCAGCGCGAAGCGCCTGGAGAAGCAGTGGGCCAAAACGACGTCCCCGCCCTAGCAAGTCTTAATCTTAATCTTAATCTTACTCCCTCTCCGAGCGACGTCCGCCAACTCGCTCGCACTCCGGCTCTCACTTGCTCTCTGTCGCTCTCCGGCTCTCGCTCCACCGCAAACCGGGTTCCTTGATTGGACCGCGCCCGTGGGGATCAAGATTAAGAGTTTGGAAGAATGAGGTTCGCCCCGCCATGAATGATCCGGCTACGATCACCGCCTTGCTGCGAGCCGAGGCGGCCCGCCTGGGGTTTGATCTGGCCGGCGTGTGCCGGGCGGAGGCGCCGCCGCTGGAGCGATTCCGCCAATGGTGCGAGGCCGGTTATGCAGGGCAGATGCACTACCTGCCCGATCGCTGGGAAGCGTACCAGAGCCCGCAGTCCGTACTGGACGGCGCGCAAAGCATGCTGGTGCTGACGATGAATTATTCTTCCGCGCCGGCGCCCGACCTGCTGCCGGGACAGGGACGCGTCTCGCGTTATGCGTACGGCGAATGCGACTACCACGATCTGATCCATACGGCGCTCAAGCAGCTGAAACGCTACTATCTTTCCTTGGCTCCCGCCGGCCAGGTGCGGGGCGTGGTTGATACGGCGCCGTTGCTGGAGCGGGATCTGGCGCAGCTGGCGGGGCTTGGCTGGCGCGGCAAGAATACGTTGCTGCTGAACAAGCGACGGGGCAGCCAGTTCTTTCTGGCCGTGCTGCTGTGCGACGAGGAACTGGCGTATGACGAACCGCATCAGGCGGCCCACTGCGGTGAGTGCCGGGCCTGCCTGGACGCCTGTCCGACGAACGCCTTTCCGGCGCCGTATCTGCTCGACGCCACCCGCTGCATCAGCTATCTCACGATCGAACTCAAAGGACCGATCCCAGAGCCATTGCGGGCGGGGATCGGCGACTGGATGTTTGGCTGCGACGTGTGCCAGGACGTTTGCCCCTGGAACCGCCACGCCGTCGCCCCGGCTTTGGCGGAGCTGTTGCCGCGGGACGACTTGAATCCAGTCAACCTGACCGAGTTGTTCACGTTAGACGACGAAGCCTTTCGTCAGCGCTTTCGTCGCACGCCGCTGTGGCGAACCAAACGAGAAGGGCTGCTGCGGAACGCGGCGATCGTGCTGGGCAACCGTCCCGGCGCGCACGCATTGGCTCCTTTAACGCGGGGGCTGCATGATGCGTCCGCCGTAGTCCGCGGAGCCAGCGCCTGGGCGCTGGGGCAGCAGTCGTCGCCCGCCGCTCGGCAACTCCTGCAGGACCAGGCCGCGATGGAAACCGACGACGCAGTCCTTGCCGAGATCCGCCAGGCTCTGGCTGCGGAATAGCGGAAACGAAGATCGGCCGCCGCGGGTTATCGCTGCTGGGTCATCTGGGCGCGGCGCGTCTCGATGAGGGCCTGCAGGGTGATCGCTTCCTGGTTGTTGGGATCGCGGGAGAGGGCCTGAAAGATCGCCAGCCGGGCGTTGGCCGGATCGCCGGCCAGGAACTGCGACTCGCTGAGATGGTAGTACAGCTCCGCCGACGAATCGCCCCGTTCCACCGCCGCCAGCAGGGAGACCGAAGCCGCGTCGTATCGCTGGAGCGCTTTGTAGGCCAGGCCCTGGGCGTACATCGCCTTGGCGGGAGCTTTGCCGGGCGGATACTGGTCGACCAGTCCCTGCAGCGTCGCCAGACGGCGTTCGGGTCGATCCTGTTCCTGGTAAATCTCAGCCGCCGCCAGTTGCACTTCCGGGTAGTGCGGCTGGTAAGCAAGCGCCCTGTGGTAATCGGCCAGCGCCAGGTCGAGCTTGCCCAGCTGGCGGTTAATGCCGCCGCGGAGCGCCCAGGCTTGCGGCAGTCGGCGGTTGACCTCCAGGGCGGAAACGGCTGCCGTGCGAGCGGCGACCAGGTTGTTACGGGCCAGCCGCATTTCGCCCAGTTCCACCAGCAACTCCGCCGAGCGACCCGACAGTCGCACCGCTTCTTCCATCTGCGCGAGCGCTTCTGCTTCCTGACCGCGGCGCCACAGGCTCTGGGCGTATTGCGCCCTGGCCCGTTCGTCGACGGGGCTCAGCTTGACGGACTCGGCGAAGAGCGTTTCGGCTTTTTCCCAATCGTCGCGCTGCAAGGCTTCTAGTCCCTCCAGCGATTTCTGCCGGGCGGAGACCACATTTTCCGTCGCCGACTGGTTGCGGAATGTGGCGCATCCGCTGATCGCCAGCAGGCCGCAAAAGATCCACGCCGCCCCGCATGTTCTGAGGGACGGGTCGGCCGCTGCGAGGGCGCGCACGACTCGCCGCGTCGCCAGAGCGACCCAGACAGACAGGCGAGTTTGCGGTTTTTTTTCCACGTTTTTCTTGGCGGAAAGGCTGTCAAACCGGAGGTGTTCGGTTTCGATTTGGCCTGACGCGGGAGGGCGGGTTAAACAGAAACTCGCCGCCTCGCGGGACCCACCGAAACACTCGGCGCACGCATCGTCGGAAAGGGGCGAAGGTGAAAAGTCCCAGTTGACTACTAGCAAAGGTCCCCAGCTGGGGCAATAGCTGATAAAATCCAGCGGATTGCCTTTACTGGCGCCGCTGGCGCCGGCCTACCTTTCAAAATTACCGGAGCGCAGAGCGAGCGTGACAAGCGTTTACAACAAAGTGGGGATGCGGTTTGCGTATCCGGAAAACTGGAATGTCACCGACGAGGAGTTAGAGGAATGGCCCCGCAGCGTCGCGCTGCAAAGCCCCAAAAGTACGCTCTGGACGGTGCATCTGTATCCGGCCGGAGCCGAAATGGAAATGCTCGCCAGCGAAGTCGTCGAGGCGATCCGCTCCGAGTACGAAGAGGTGGAAGTGGAGCCCCTGCGCGTGGAAATGGGCGACGTGGAGGCGATCGGCCATCAGATGAACTTCTACTGCCTGGACCTGCTGATCCACGCTGAATCTCGCTGCTTTCGCCAGGGCGCCGCTACCTGCCTGGTGCTGGCCCAGGCCGAGTCCCGCGATTTTGAAGAGCACCGCCGGGTCATGCAGGCGATGACCCTCAGTCTGACCCTCCCCTTCGATGAGTCGCTGCTGGAATAACCCCGTCACCATCCGCCAATCGCGTTTGCCGGCCCCAGCGACCAGGGGGCCCGGGTTGTGCAGGCGGCCCTGCTGGGGGACCATAACCAGGGTTCGCCGCCTGCCAATGATCGGGTATTGCTAGTCCCGGCCAGCGCTCGCGGACTCAGGAGTTTCGCCATGAATGCCACGCCCGATGATGCTGACGTCCCCCGCCCGGTTGTGGTGGGGCTGGGAGAAATTCTCTGGGACGTCTTCCCCAGCGGTCCTCGTTTTGGCGGGGCCCCCGCCAATTTTGCCTGCAGTGCGGCCGGTCTGGGGAAGAACCAGCTCAAGGTATACGTTGCCAGCGGCGTCGGCCGGGATCCGCTGGGAGAAGCCGCCCTGAACGCCCTGCAGGAGAAGTCCGTCGCCGTCACCTGCGTGCAGCAAGGAGAACGCCCGACCGGCCAGGTCCAGGTGGAACTGGATGAGAAGGGGCATGCGACCTATGAATTCGCGGCCGACGCCGCCTGGGATCATCTCCGCTGGACGGCCGACTGGGCGAGTCTGGCCGGGCTGACCGATATCGTCTGCTTTGGCACGCTGGGCCAGCGCGACAGTGTCTCCCGGCAAACCATTCGTCGCTTCGTGGCGGCCACGCCGAGCCGGGCCTTGCGCATCTTCGACATCAATTTGCGCCCTCCGTTCTTTTCCGACGAGGTGATTCTGGAGTCGCTGGAACTGGCGAATGTACTCAAGCTGAACGACGACGAGCTTCCCCAACTGGCTCGCCTGTGCGGGCTGTCCGGCTCGCCGGTCGAACTGCTGCGGGCGATCGCCGAACGTTACCAACTGCGGGCCGCCGCGCTGACCCAGGGGGGCGATGGGGCCCTGCTGATCCGTGGCGACGAGATCAGCCAGCAACCGGTCGAGACGACCACCGTGGTCGATACGGTCGGAGCGGGCGACGCGTTTACTGCGGCCCTGGCGCTGGGTCTGTTCCAGCAGCGCGACCTGGCCGAGGTGAATGCCCTGGGCTGCAAAGTGGCCGCTTTCGTTTGCTCCCAGGCCGGCGCCACCCCGGTTTTTCCGGCCGCTCTGGCAGCGTTTCATCGCGCCTGAACCGTCCGTTTTCCGGCGAGGCAGCGAAGCTGGCAGCGGGATGGGATTCTCTCTTTCCCTGCGCGACGGTTCCTGCAACAATGCCCGCCCGTTTTCCTACTGGGGGTTTGGCGCTTTGGCGTCCCCAGGGTGCAGGGGAACGACTGCTTGTGGAAAGGACGCCGCGATGATCAAACGGACGATCGACTACTTTGCTTACCTGGTGGTCCGGGGTGTGATCTGCGTGATCCAGGCGTTGCCGCTGGATACGTGCGCGTACGGCTCCCAGATGCTGGCTGTGCTGGCGCACGATATTCTTCGCATTCGCCGCAAGGTCACCAAGGAGAACCTGCGTCTGGCCTTTCCGGACTGGACCGAAGAGCAGCGACGCGGTTGCGTGCGAGAGATGTGGGCGCACCTGTTTTTGATGATTTGCGAAATCGCCCATGCGCCGCGGAAGCTGCACGAGTCGAACTTTCGCAAGCATGTGCAATTTCATCGAAAATCCGACATGATTCGCTACATGCTGGACGTCCGTCCCAGCCTTTTAGTGCTGGGACACTTTGGCAATTTCGAGGCGGCTGGCTTTATCGCGGGTCTGCTGGGAATTCCCACGTTTACCATCGCCCGCGACCTGGACAATCCGTATCTTCATAAGTTCATCAACGACTTTCGCAGCATGAAGGGCCAGTTCATGCTGCCCAAAGAAGGCAGCACCGGCCGGATCCAGGAAGTCATCGACGATGGCGGTAATCTCGCGTTGCTGGGCGATCAAAGCGCCGGCCCCAAGGGCTGCTGGGTCGATTTCTTCGGCAAGCCCGCTTCCTGCTACAAGTCGCTAGCCGTGCTGACGCTGGTTGGCGGGGCGCCGCTGGTCGTGATGTACTGCCGCCGTTTACGCAAGCCGCTGCACTTTGAAATCGGCGTGCAAGGAATTGTGGACCCGGCCGATCTGCCGGCGGATATCACCGGCGTGCGCGAGCTGACGCAGTGGTATAACCACATGCTCGAGGATATGATCCGCGAGGCGCCGGGCCAGTACTGGTGGCTGCATCGCCGCTGGAAAGGCGAACCGCCCAAGCGACAGCGTCGCGAAAAACGGATCGATCTGCCCGCCGCCTCCGGCAAAAAAGCGGCCTGATCGGGGAACGAGACACTTGATCACTGACGGAAGTCGACGGTCAGTCGCCTTTTGCTCCGCAAAAGAACGCGATCTTTCACGGAATGAAAGTCGACTTTCCGGCGTCCGTCGTTC is part of the Lignipirellula cremea genome and encodes:
- a CDS encoding lysophospholipid acyltransferase family protein, which gives rise to MIKRTIDYFAYLVVRGVICVIQALPLDTCAYGSQMLAVLAHDILRIRRKVTKENLRLAFPDWTEEQRRGCVREMWAHLFLMICEIAHAPRKLHESNFRKHVQFHRKSDMIRYMLDVRPSLLVLGHFGNFEAAGFIAGLLGIPTFTIARDLDNPYLHKFINDFRSMKGQFMLPKEGSTGRIQEVIDDGGNLALLGDQSAGPKGCWVDFFGKPASCYKSLAVLTLVGGAPLVVMYCRRLRKPLHFEIGVQGIVDPADLPADITGVRELTQWYNHMLEDMIREAPGQYWWLHRRWKGEPPKRQRREKRIDLPAASGKKAA
- the hrpA gene encoding ATP-dependent RNA helicase HrpA — protein: MMSQLSELESQLAQTLLADRYRLRRKLRGIAQAIEQGKPFDRSLTRAAEEIHRSIEIREKRRQQAPTVTLEESLPVSARAAEISAAIAENQVVVVCGETGSGKSTQLPKICLQLGRGIEGMIGHTQPRRIAARSIAARLAEELQSPLGKDVGFKVRFTDTTRPETYVKLMTDGVLLAETQSDRFLNLYDTIILDEAHERSLNIDFLLGYFKGLLPKRRDLRLIITSATIDAERFAEHFADERGPAPVIEVSGRAYPVELRYRPLLNEDDPDLQQAVCEAVREAAAIDTGDILIFLPTEREIRETTAALRKIHIPGDNGRRTEILPLYARLSNQEQNKVFRPHSYRRIVLATNVAESSLTVPGIRFVIDTGVARISRYSPRSKVQRLPIEAVSKASADQRKGRCGRVGPGICFRLYTEEDYLGRDPYTTPEIRRTNLASVILQTTALKLGAIEQFPFLDPPKPEHIRDGYKTLYEIGAIDEDRELTDLGRQLSRLPVDPRIGRMILAAHDEHCLGEMLIIASALELQDPRERPVEKREAADEMHARHVDEKSDFMSILKLWDFYHQLRSDLSRNQLRKACQKNFLSANRLREWTDVHRQLRELADQTGLLMSPRKNDYLAIHRALLTGLLSGVAFKSDAHEYTGAGGVKFHLWPGSGPFKKKPQWIVAAEVVETTRRYGRTIAAIEPEWIEPLAQHLVKCSYSEPHWSKKNSAVMCYEKVSLMGLPIVPKRRVRYGPIDPEYARELFLQHGLVEGDMPLRAPFLEHNAELLEQVKSLGAKTRSREFIVDDRAIYRFYDGVLPEEVYDGQKLHKWRKLAEAENPRVLFMTESDLLEEEPVEMADEAFPDKLDVGPMALPLEYLYQPGDEADGVTLTTPLAGLNQLDADRLGWLVPGLLKEKVIALIRSLPKQIRRNLVPAPEVAQQAISRLTYGEGPFLPAVAKVLSQLAEEPIPLDKFRLEKLPDHLQMNVRIVDEGGAALAAGRDLHQLRSALSQEATESVAELDDSAWRRDDITTWDFDDLPAQVEIPRGAIRVPAYPALVDQGNNVALRLFDSRAAAERATRGGIRRLYIRSEKKALRAHVAWLPSLPQMKLFAGPLGGAAQLEQQLAELIADRAFLGDRPLPRTREQFQQQLKSGRDQVQLAVQDILRVTSDLFAQYHQARLAVEEASSKNGFAIHDARRQLKALTAGEFLTDTPWRWLQHLPRYLQAIVVRFDKLKQGGGPRDRASYDELAPWLEMYEQRRERLDEANLDDPELTEFRWMLEEFRVSQFAQQLGTSVTISAKRLEKQWAKTTSPP
- a CDS encoding tetratricopeptide repeat protein, giving the protein MEKKPQTRLSVWVALATRRVVRALAAADPSLRTCGAAWIFCGLLAISGCATFRNQSATENVVSARQKSLEGLEALQRDDWEKAETLFAESVKLSPVDERARAQYAQSLWRRGQEAEALAQMEEAVRLSGRSAELLVELGEMRLARNNLVAARTAAVSALEVNRRLPQAWALRGGINRQLGKLDLALADYHRALAYQPHYPEVQLAAAEIYQEQDRPERRLATLQGLVDQYPPGKAPAKAMYAQGLAYKALQRYDAASVSLLAAVERGDSSAELYYHLSESQFLAGDPANARLAIFQALSRDPNNQEAITLQALIETRRAQMTQQR
- the queG gene encoding tRNA epoxyqueuosine(34) reductase QueG — encoded protein: MNDPATITALLRAEAARLGFDLAGVCRAEAPPLERFRQWCEAGYAGQMHYLPDRWEAYQSPQSVLDGAQSMLVLTMNYSSAPAPDLLPGQGRVSRYAYGECDYHDLIHTALKQLKRYYLSLAPAGQVRGVVDTAPLLERDLAQLAGLGWRGKNTLLLNKRRGSQFFLAVLLCDEELAYDEPHQAAHCGECRACLDACPTNAFPAPYLLDATRCISYLTIELKGPIPEPLRAGIGDWMFGCDVCQDVCPWNRHAVAPALAELLPRDDLNPVNLTELFTLDDEAFRQRFRRTPLWRTKREGLLRNAAIVLGNRPGAHALAPLTRGLHDASAVVRGASAWALGQQSSPAARQLLQDQAAMETDDAVLAEIRQALAAE
- a CDS encoding PfkB family carbohydrate kinase, with translation MNATPDDADVPRPVVVGLGEILWDVFPSGPRFGGAPANFACSAAGLGKNQLKVYVASGVGRDPLGEAALNALQEKSVAVTCVQQGERPTGQVQVELDEKGHATYEFAADAAWDHLRWTADWASLAGLTDIVCFGTLGQRDSVSRQTIRRFVAATPSRALRIFDINLRPPFFSDEVILESLELANVLKLNDDELPQLARLCGLSGSPVELLRAIAERYQLRAAALTQGGDGALLIRGDEISQQPVETTTVVDTVGAGDAFTAALALGLFQQRDLAEVNALGCKVAAFVCSQAGATPVFPAALAAFHRA